The proteins below are encoded in one region of Luteolibacter sp. Y139:
- a CDS encoding LEM-3-like GIY-YIG domain-containing protein — protein sequence MIPSNVLHRISEFVQKKTIDSLVAEDLRNYVYALYAPGEKFPFYVGKGVGERVLHHFAETIIELSRTSASTIDSMKLRSIIDSFDRSDSEPQIRIIRRNLDEDQAEAVEGALIDVLQPPGNKVRGLHSVQNGMISLDELIIEKGAKPLAPKTDYGRIYLFNIEKGHAERKSYDIALRGHWKSNRFIRDLAKYRAGGGRAFAVGLIRGISRHVIEVESWQPSEFGPDRFQMVGPEVADADLLHKRWSQVIKESGFWKRGNGLVVELTRDLGRSGFRILHGEKQVRFRPFE from the coding sequence ATGATTCCTTCGAATGTTCTGCACCGGATCAGCGAATTCGTGCAGAAGAAAACCATCGACTCACTCGTCGCGGAAGATCTCCGCAATTACGTTTACGCTCTATATGCTCCTGGCGAGAAGTTCCCTTTTTATGTGGGAAAGGGCGTTGGCGAACGCGTTTTGCACCACTTCGCTGAAACCATAATCGAACTTTCCAGGACCAGCGCATCTACGATTGACTCGATGAAGCTGAGGTCGATTATCGATTCGTTCGACCGAAGCGACTCGGAACCTCAGATCAGGATCATCCGCCGGAATCTAGACGAAGATCAAGCAGAGGCTGTAGAAGGTGCTCTGATTGACGTTCTGCAACCTCCCGGAAACAAGGTAAGAGGTCTTCACAGCGTCCAAAATGGGATGATTTCTCTCGACGAGCTAATCATTGAGAAAGGTGCCAAGCCTCTAGCTCCGAAGACCGACTACGGCCGCATCTATCTGTTCAATATCGAGAAGGGCCATGCCGAGCGAAAAAGCTACGACATTGCTCTTAGAGGCCATTGGAAATCGAACCGTTTCATTCGAGATTTGGCCAAATACCGTGCAGGCGGGGGCCGAGCTTTCGCCGTGGGTCTTATCCGGGGTATTAGCCGTCACGTGATTGAAGTGGAATCGTGGCAGCCGTCGGAGTTCGGACCGGACCGTTTTCAAATGGTAGGGCCTGAGGTCGCGGACGCAGATCTGCTCCACAAGAGATGGTCACAGGTAATCAAAGAATCAGGTTTCTGGAAACGTGGTAACGGCCTAGTGGTTGAACTCACCAGAGATCTCGGCCGCTCCGGCTTCCGAATACTTCACGGCGAGAAACAGGTTCGATTTCGGCCATTCGAGTGA
- the thiC gene encoding phosphomethylpyrimidine synthase ThiC, whose product MISPEETTGTAAGPHDASRAPLPASNRVYVQGELFPEVQVPMREITLNDTKTFNGRIEKNEPVRVYDCSGPWGDPSFTGTSDEGLPALRREWILKRGDVEAYDGREVQPQDNGYLTEKHVEFASKSERANKFVEFPGLTAERRQPLRAKDKPVTQKWYADHGIITPEMEFIAIRENMRRAKIADMKEDIVRNNLEKQHSGSNQLPDSPYTPNIFRRFPQRIPTEITPEFVRSEVAAGRAIIPLNVNHPECEPMIIGRNFLVKINANIGNSAVASSIEEEVEKMRWATKWGADTVMDLSTGKNIHATREWILRNSPVPIGTVPIYQALEKVNGKAEDLTWELYRDTLIEQAEQGVDYFTIHAGVLLRFVPLTASRMTGIVSRGGSIMAKWCLAHHKENFLYTHWDEICDICAAYDVSFSIGDGLRPGSIADANDKAQFGELEVQGELTTRAWAKGCQVMNEGPGHVPMHMIEENMAKQLEWCHEAPFYTLGPLTTDIAPGYDHITSGIGAAMIGWYGCAMLCYVTPKEHLGLPNKKDVKDGVITYKLAAHAADLAKGHPGAQYRDNALSKARFEFRWEDQFNLGLDPETAREFHDETLPQDGAKTAHFCSMCGPHFCSMKITEDVRKYAAEQGISEEAALEKGMADKSQEFVEKGAEVYTPA is encoded by the coding sequence ATGATCTCACCCGAAGAAACGACCGGAACCGCCGCTGGACCCCACGACGCCTCCCGCGCACCCCTGCCCGCCTCGAACCGCGTCTACGTCCAGGGCGAGCTCTTCCCGGAAGTCCAGGTGCCGATGCGCGAGATCACGCTGAACGACACCAAGACCTTCAACGGCCGCATCGAGAAGAACGAGCCCGTCCGCGTCTACGACTGCTCCGGCCCATGGGGCGATCCCTCCTTCACCGGCACCTCGGATGAAGGCCTGCCTGCGCTCCGCCGCGAGTGGATCCTGAAGCGCGGCGACGTCGAGGCCTACGATGGTCGCGAGGTCCAGCCGCAGGACAATGGCTACCTCACCGAGAAGCACGTCGAGTTCGCCTCCAAGTCCGAGCGCGCGAACAAGTTCGTCGAGTTCCCCGGCCTCACCGCCGAGCGCCGCCAGCCGCTCCGCGCGAAGGACAAGCCCGTCACGCAGAAGTGGTATGCCGACCATGGCATCATCACTCCTGAGATGGAGTTCATCGCCATCCGCGAAAACATGCGCCGCGCGAAGATCGCGGACATGAAGGAAGACATCGTCCGCAATAACCTCGAGAAGCAGCACTCCGGTTCCAATCAGCTCCCGGACAGCCCCTACACGCCGAATATCTTCCGCCGCTTCCCACAGCGCATCCCCACCGAGATCACGCCCGAGTTTGTCAGAAGCGAAGTCGCCGCCGGCCGCGCCATCATCCCGCTCAATGTGAACCACCCGGAGTGCGAGCCGATGATCATCGGCCGGAACTTCCTCGTGAAGATCAATGCCAACATCGGCAACTCCGCCGTCGCCTCCTCCATCGAGGAAGAAGTCGAGAAGATGCGCTGGGCCACCAAGTGGGGCGCAGACACCGTGATGGACCTCTCCACCGGCAAGAACATCCACGCCACCCGCGAGTGGATCCTCCGCAATTCCCCCGTGCCCATCGGCACCGTGCCGATCTATCAGGCGCTTGAGAAAGTGAACGGCAAGGCCGAGGACCTCACCTGGGAACTCTACCGCGACACCCTCATCGAGCAGGCCGAGCAAGGCGTCGACTACTTCACCATCCACGCCGGCGTCCTCCTCCGCTTCGTCCCTCTCACCGCCAGCCGCATGACCGGCATCGTCTCCCGCGGCGGCTCCATCATGGCCAAGTGGTGCCTCGCCCATCACAAGGAGAACTTCCTCTACACCCATTGGGACGAGATCTGCGACATCTGCGCCGCCTACGATGTCTCCTTCTCCATCGGCGATGGCCTCCGCCCCGGCTCGATCGCGGACGCCAATGACAAGGCCCAGTTCGGCGAACTCGAAGTCCAGGGCGAACTCACCACCCGCGCCTGGGCGAAGGGCTGCCAGGTCATGAACGAAGGCCCCGGCCACGTCCCCATGCACATGATCGAGGAGAACATGGCCAAGCAGCTCGAGTGGTGCCACGAGGCGCCCTTCTACACCCTTGGGCCGCTTACCACCGACATCGCCCCCGGCTACGACCACATCACCAGCGGCATCGGTGCCGCCATGATCGGCTGGTATGGCTGCGCCATGCTCTGCTACGTCACGCCAAAGGAACACCTCGGCCTCCCGAACAAGAAGGACGTCAAGGACGGCGTCATCACCTACAAGCTCGCCGCCCACGCCGCCGACCTCGCCAAAGGCCACCCCGGTGCCCAATACCGCGACAACGCCCTCAGCAAGGCCCGCTTCGAATTCCGTTGGGAAGACCAGTTCAACCTCGGCCTCGACCCCGAAACCGCCCGCGAATTCCACGACGAAACCCTCCCGCAGGACGGCGCGAAGACGGCTCACTTCTGCTCCATGTGCGGCCCCCACTTCTGCTCCATGAAGATCACCGAAGACGTCCGCAAATACGCCGCCGAACAAGGCATCTCCGAAGAAGCCGCCCTAGAAAAAGGCATGGCCGACAAGAGCCAGGAGTTCGTCGAAAAAGGCGCGGAGGTCTACACACCCGCGTAG
- a CDS encoding restriction endonuclease, whose amino-acid sequence MSSLRTLDIRLLDEVFDMGGGYVLDFSDRTMREFFADELNVDIDDPIYSRDGRSKAKRLRCFLKTVDDRSAAKALRVLWQHRQLMDESRGQALGGVLQGRFLQILDRLEGRSGGIAHSGPPPSQAFDVERYRTFKERLLALSRIEPQARGYAFEKFLRDLFNSFGLEAREPFRLKGEQIDGSFVMSNETYLVEAKWHNSFCGAEPLHAFHGKLDQKASWARGVFISYSGFTADGIYAFGRGKRVVCVSGLDLHEAFNREIPLTRLLEGKVRRAAETGDAFVEIATLFP is encoded by the coding sequence ATGAGCAGCCTTCGAACTCTTGATATACGTCTGCTAGACGAAGTCTTTGACATGGGTGGCGGGTATGTTTTGGACTTCTCCGATAGGACCATGCGTGAATTCTTCGCTGATGAACTCAATGTTGACATCGACGATCCTATTTATTCCCGAGACGGGAGATCTAAGGCCAAGCGTCTACGCTGTTTTCTCAAGACGGTAGACGACCGAAGTGCTGCGAAAGCTCTGAGGGTTCTTTGGCAGCATCGTCAGTTGATGGATGAAAGCCGTGGGCAAGCGTTGGGCGGGGTCCTCCAAGGCAGATTCCTGCAAATCCTTGATAGACTCGAAGGACGCAGCGGTGGGATTGCACACTCGGGTCCTCCTCCGTCCCAAGCATTCGATGTAGAAAGATACCGAACGTTCAAGGAGCGATTGTTGGCACTCAGTCGAATCGAACCCCAAGCACGGGGCTATGCTTTTGAGAAGTTCCTTCGCGACCTCTTCAATTCCTTTGGTCTTGAGGCGCGTGAGCCCTTTCGATTGAAGGGTGAGCAGATTGATGGGAGTTTTGTAATGAGCAATGAGACCTATCTAGTTGAGGCAAAGTGGCACAATAGCTTTTGCGGAGCAGAGCCTTTACATGCTTTCCACGGGAAACTTGATCAGAAGGCGTCTTGGGCACGAGGGGTCTTCATCAGTTACTCCGGATTCACAGCCGATGGGATCTATGCGTTCGGCAGGGGAAAGAGGGTTGTTTGCGTTAGCGGATTGGACCTCCACGAAGCATTTAACCGAGAAATCCCACTAACCCGCCTGCTGGAGGGCAAGGTGCGACGGGCTGCGGAAACGGGGGATGCCTTTGTTGAAATAGCAACATTGTTTCCGTAG